The Syntrophomonadaceae bacterium genome includes the window CCCAGGACATATCTCAGGAGCCCATAGAGGTATACGGCAGTGACCCGTATATCGTCGGGGGACACACTGCCAGCGGCTACTGGATTGACCCGGACCGATCCACCAGTTTGCCGGGATTGTTTGCCTGCGGTGATGTTGCGGGTGGTGTGCCGAATAAATTTGTAGGAGGATGCGCTGCCGAAGGATTGCTTTCTGCCAGAGGCGCACTGGAATATATCAAAGGAGTTAATGGTGAAGCCGCTATTAGTCGAGATCAGTTGAAAGCAGAGAAGGAAAGAACGTTCTGTTTTTTGTCTGACCAGGATGGGATTTTACCCAGAGAAATGGAAGAACGGTTGCAGCGCTTAATGGATGAATATGCTGGGGGAGTACACCAATTCTTCCGGATGAATGAGGAGAGACTGCAGTATGCTCTCCGGGAAATCAAGATCCTCAAGGACCAGACAAAATATCTGGTTGCGAAGGATCTGCATGAGTTAATGTCTGCTCATGAAGTGCTGGATCGCCTGGAAGTAGCTGAGGTGCTGGTTAAACACCTGCTTTTCCGGCGAGAAACCAGGTGGCCCGGCTGGCAAACAAGGATGGATTATCCGGAGGTAGACCCTAATCTCGATTGTTTTGTAAATTCTCAAAAAGGAAAAGAGACAGGCGAAATCAAAGTTTTCACCCGTCCTTATGTGCAAGTTGTCCCGGGTGATCGAACCAAACCATAAAGTCATCAGGAGGTGTAAGATATGCCACCAAAAGTAATCTTGGAAAAATGCGATGGATGTAAAGCAGAACACGAACCCCTTTGTGAGCAGGTCTGCCCAGGAAACCTGATGACTTTGGGGGAAAATAAAAAAGCAAAATGCCGAGACTCAAGGGACTGCTGGGACTGCATGTCCTGCACAATGGCCTGCCCCCAGGGGGCAATTGAAACCCGGCTGCCATATCAACTGGGGTATTATCCTGCCAGACTGACCCCTCTGATGGGAACAAACCAGATTACCTGGACTTGTGTCGATATCAACGGCAAAGTAGAACGATTTGTAATTAAAAACAGAAACGACTAGAGTCATTGGGAGTGAGTATGGGTGAGCGGTTTTGGGGTCCTGTTATGCCGCTGCAATGGCCAAATGCCGAACATTGATTTTGAGCGGATTGTTTCAGTCCTTTCAAAGGATAAAAAGATATCGTCGGTGGAAATAATGGACCGGCTTTGCCTTGATCCAGTCATGGAAGAACTTGCCTCGCAGCTAAAAGCGTCCGGTGTGGAACGGCTTGTGGTAGCAGCCTGCTCACCCCTTTTCAACAAAAAGCTATTTATTGGGAATTTAGCTCCGGTATTCAATCCCCATTTTATTGAGATAGCCAATATCCGGGAACAATGTTCCTGGTTGGTAACAGACCACAAAGAAGCCACGGAAAAGGCTTTGGAAAGCATCAAAATGTCTCTTGCCAAAGTGCGAAAGTCAAAAAACGTTGGGAATTGGGACCGAAATTGTGCATTTGTTTTAAAAAACAAATGCGACAAGTGCAAGCGATGCGTTACCGAGTGCCCGAACCAGGCCATAGTATTAGACAGCGAGGGTTTCCCGGAACCACAGGAAGGCAAATGCCAGCTTTGTGGCATTTGCCTTGGCGGTTGCCCTCTGAAAATTATTTCTTTGCCTGACTTTAGGCTCGAAGAGATCAGCGCTATGTTGGAACAGATCGATTATTCCGTCCGGGAACCGGTTGTTGTATCTTTTATGTGCGAACGGCATGCCTACTTGGAGTTGGATACCCTTGCGGCAAAAGGCTACCGGACAAAGGCTAATCTTCGGACAATTCCGGTTCCCTGCACCGGGGCAGTCAACACGTCAATTATAAATGATGCGATAACTTTCGGTGCCGATGGGGTGGTTTTGGTGGGCTGTAACGCCAGCCAATGCAAGCACCGTCAGGGAGATATCCTGGCCAAGGCCAGGTT containing:
- a CDS encoding 4Fe-4S ferredoxin: MPPKVILEKCDGCKAEHEPLCEQVCPGNLMTLGENKKAKCRDSRDCWDCMSCTMACPQGAIETRLPYQLGYYPARLTPLMGTNQITWTCVDINGKVERFVIKNRND
- a CDS encoding hydrogenase iron-sulfur subunit codes for the protein MSGFGVLLCRCNGQMPNIDFERIVSVLSKDKKISSVEIMDRLCLDPVMEELASQLKASGVERLVVAACSPLFNKKLFIGNLAPVFNPHFIEIANIREQCSWLVTDHKEATEKALESIKMSLAKVRKSKNVGNWDRNCAFVLKNKCDKCKRCVTECPNQAIVLDSEGFPEPQEGKCQLCGICLGGCPLKIISLPDFRLEEISAMLEQIDYSVREPVVVSFMCERHAYLELDTLAAKGYRTKANLRTIPVPCTGAVNTSIINDAITFGADGVVLVGCNASQCKHRQGDILAKARLTNLQDTLQRMMLEPERIAYLSLSENYTEKCQLDIEKCSGCMVCSTVCPFGAIEAQTLEHNGEKRLIAARVPQACRGCGICAGYCHSAACWLPDSQDQEILGLIDRAMEW